A single Filimonas effusa DNA region contains:
- a CDS encoding 2,3-butanediol dehydrogenase, producing the protein MEMMKAARWHKAKDIRIEQVETPGKPAAHQIKIQVKFAGICGSDLHEYSHGPMLIPVEKPYALNGHQGTTTLGHEFSGVVEEVGDQVTRFKKGDRVVVEPLFRNPDSEFIPNGKYNLSEPLGFVGLTANGGFAKYVLVEDYMVYKIPDNVSFEQGAIVEPAAVAVYAVKNTGLEIGQNCVIFGAGPIGLLCLLAAKAAGAAKVIVVDVAEKRLEKAKELGADAVISGKEADVAGKVKAANGGEGLDVFIDAAGVQVTLDAGIQSLKNGGVALIVALFGKPATINAFDLVAREITLKGVIAYRNIFPEVINLIASGKLPVEKLVTSKIILDNIVNDGFEALLNNPSQVKILVDIEKG; encoded by the coding sequence ATGGAAATGATGAAAGCTGCCAGATGGCATAAGGCTAAGGACATTCGTATTGAACAAGTTGAAACACCGGGCAAACCGGCGGCACATCAAATTAAGATCCAGGTAAAATTTGCAGGCATTTGCGGTTCCGATCTGCATGAGTATTCACATGGCCCCATGCTGATACCAGTAGAAAAGCCGTATGCACTCAATGGACACCAGGGAACAACAACGCTGGGGCATGAGTTTTCAGGAGTAGTAGAAGAAGTAGGAGATCAAGTTACACGTTTTAAAAAGGGAGATCGCGTGGTGGTAGAGCCGTTGTTCCGTAACCCGGATAGTGAATTCATCCCTAATGGCAAATACAATCTTTCGGAGCCGCTGGGCTTTGTTGGCTTAACGGCAAACGGAGGTTTCGCCAAATATGTATTGGTGGAAGATTATATGGTTTACAAGATCCCCGACAATGTAAGTTTTGAGCAGGGCGCTATTGTCGAACCTGCCGCCGTTGCTGTATATGCCGTTAAAAACACCGGGCTTGAAATTGGACAAAACTGCGTCATCTTTGGTGCAGGCCCCATAGGCTTGCTTTGTCTCCTGGCTGCAAAAGCAGCAGGTGCAGCCAAAGTAATTGTAGTAGACGTGGCCGAAAAAAGACTCGAAAAAGCAAAAGAGCTGGGAGCTGATGCCGTTATCAGCGGCAAAGAAGCAGACGTGGCCGGTAAAGTAAAAGCAGCCAATGGGGGAGAAGGCCTCGATGTATTCATAGATGCCGCCGGCGTGCAGGTAACGCTTGATGCCGGCATACAAAGCCTCAAAAATGGCGGCGTAGCGCTTATAGTGGCCCTCTTCGGCAAACCGGCAACCATCAACGCCTTTGATCTCGTAGCCCGGGAAATCACCCTTAAAGGAGTTATCGCTTACCGAAACATCTTCCCCGAAGTCATCAACCTTATCGCATCAGGCAAACTCCCCGTCGAAAAGCTAGTCACCAGCAAAATAATACTCGACAACATCGTAAACGATGGATTCGAAGCATTGCTCAACAATCCGTCACAAGTGAAAATACTGGTTGATATAGAAAAAGGATAA
- a CDS encoding beta-L-arabinofuranosidase domain-containing protein, with protein MKIYKLLLRVILSVAVMIQGIVIARAQNGDQILDGIGETGMIARYVFNGDLKDWSRNNLHARAQSADVKFVNDNRFGKVLSLPGSADAFITLPGAALTDLESLSISGWIYLRSNASGQRLFDFGEDATRHFVASPAGTNDQKGYQASITAGKQNNSAAVAPALELHKWVHIAVVIDVPSKSMIIYADSKPVAATKDIPQELTEVFGKQSSEKRLLYIGKSLLAGDPNLNALLHDFRIYRVPLSRRQVAGIYNNSRGGVNGGVVNTTGKHEDDLPYFSPTEAQLYNAYLIQVGDVKVETEVGSLPRIPSYVKGTYRQGRKGPDVRVIWPSPIDNSAVLKPGNYIVTGRVPGTHFQPRAFITVKNAGNITTPVLKLATFNLDQVSLKNDAHNHATQFIENRNKFIDTLAKTDPNSFLYMFRHAFGQKQPQGAKPLGVWDSQDTKLRGHATGHYLTAIAQAYAGTGYDKLLQANFAGKMEYMVNTLYELAQLAGNPKDGSSLHVSDPALVPYGPGKPNYDSDLSDEGIRTDYWNWGKGFISAYPPDQFIMLEHGAKYGGQKNQVWAPYYTLHKILAGLMDVYEVSGNKKALATAVGMSDWVYARLSRLPKDTLIKMWNTYIAGEFGGMNEVMARLYRITGEQKYLKTAQLFDNVRVFFGDTAHSHGLAKNVDIFRGLHANQHIPQIVGSIEMYRVSNNPEYYKVADNFWYKAVNDYMYSIGGVAGARNPANAECFISQPATLYENGFSSGGQNETCASYNMLKLTSDLFLFDQRAALMDYYERTLYNHILASVAKDNPANTYHVPLRPGSVKQFSNPDMSGFTCCNGTAIESSTKLQNSIYFRSKDDQALYVNLYIPSTLQWTERNIAVTQETNFPQEDNTRLTINGSGKFDLYVRVPGWATKGFFVKINGAEQKLHAKPGTYLKISRNWKDGDTIELKMPFQFHLDPVMDQQNIASLFYGPILLAAQEPEARTEWRKITLDAGDLSKSIKGNPQQLHFTIGDVMFKPFYETYGRHSVYLDVTLK; from the coding sequence ATGAAAATCTACAAACTATTACTGCGGGTCATTTTGTCTGTAGCTGTTATGATCCAGGGTATCGTTATCGCCCGGGCACAGAACGGCGACCAGATACTGGATGGGATCGGTGAAACGGGAATGATTGCGCGTTATGTGTTTAACGGAGATCTAAAAGACTGGTCGCGTAATAACCTGCATGCCAGGGCTCAAAGCGCCGACGTTAAGTTTGTTAATGACAATCGTTTTGGAAAGGTGTTGTCTTTACCGGGCAGCGCCGATGCTTTCATTACATTGCCTGGTGCGGCTTTAACGGACCTGGAGTCGCTCAGTATATCCGGATGGATCTATCTTCGTTCCAATGCCTCCGGCCAGCGTTTATTTGATTTTGGAGAAGATGCCACCAGGCATTTTGTTGCATCTCCTGCCGGAACAAATGATCAAAAGGGTTACCAGGCATCAATAACAGCCGGGAAACAAAATAACAGCGCGGCTGTTGCGCCGGCACTGGAACTGCATAAATGGGTTCATATTGCTGTTGTGATAGATGTTCCTTCGAAGTCTATGATCATTTATGCAGACAGCAAACCTGTGGCTGCAACAAAAGATATTCCACAGGAGCTGACAGAAGTATTTGGTAAACAATCGAGCGAAAAAAGACTTCTTTACATCGGAAAGTCGTTGCTGGCGGGAGATCCGAACCTGAATGCTCTCCTACATGATTTCCGCATTTACCGAGTTCCACTTAGCAGAAGGCAGGTTGCCGGTATTTATAATAATTCCCGTGGGGGTGTCAATGGCGGAGTGGTAAATACAACGGGTAAACATGAAGACGACCTGCCATATTTTTCACCAACAGAAGCTCAATTATACAATGCCTATCTTATTCAGGTAGGTGACGTGAAAGTGGAAACAGAAGTGGGAAGTCTTCCAAGGATACCGAGTTATGTAAAGGGAACTTACCGGCAGGGACGAAAAGGTCCTGATGTGCGCGTTATATGGCCCTCTCCCATTGATAACAGCGCTGTGCTAAAGCCGGGAAATTATATTGTTACGGGTCGTGTGCCGGGAACCCATTTCCAGCCAAGGGCGTTTATTACGGTAAAAAACGCCGGCAATATCACCACGCCGGTTTTAAAGCTGGCTACGTTTAATCTGGACCAGGTTTCGCTTAAAAATGATGCGCATAACCATGCCACCCAGTTCATAGAAAACCGCAACAAGTTTATTGATACACTAGCTAAAACTGATCCCAATTCATTTCTTTATATGTTCCGCCATGCCTTTGGGCAAAAGCAGCCACAGGGTGCAAAACCTTTGGGCGTATGGGATAGCCAGGATACCAAATTGAGAGGACATGCAACCGGACATTATCTGACAGCAATTGCGCAAGCTTATGCCGGCACGGGATATGACAAGTTGCTCCAGGCAAATTTTGCCGGGAAAATGGAGTATATGGTAAATACCCTTTATGAGCTGGCGCAACTAGCCGGGAATCCGAAAGATGGCAGCTCGCTCCATGTGTCTGATCCTGCACTTGTTCCGTATGGGCCTGGCAAACCGAATTATGATTCAGATCTTAGTGATGAGGGCATAAGGACGGATTATTGGAACTGGGGCAAAGGGTTTATCAGTGCCTATCCTCCGGATCAGTTTATCATGCTGGAGCATGGTGCTAAATATGGCGGACAGAAGAACCAGGTTTGGGCACCTTACTATACATTACATAAAATTCTTGCGGGCTTAATGGATGTATATGAAGTAAGCGGCAATAAAAAAGCACTTGCGACAGCTGTTGGGATGAGTGACTGGGTATATGCCCGCTTAAGCCGCCTGCCAAAGGATACCCTTATAAAGATGTGGAATACTTATATCGCCGGTGAGTTTGGAGGTATGAATGAAGTCATGGCCCGCTTATACAGGATCACAGGGGAACAGAAATACCTGAAAACTGCACAGTTGTTCGATAACGTCAGGGTGTTCTTTGGTGATACGGCACATTCGCACGGGCTGGCAAAAAATGTAGATATTTTCCGCGGGTTACATGCCAACCAGCATATACCACAGATCGTAGGAAGTATTGAAATGTATCGTGTTTCAAATAATCCTGAATATTACAAAGTAGCCGACAACTTCTGGTACAAAGCTGTTAATGATTATATGTACAGCATCGGCGGCGTTGCCGGCGCACGTAATCCTGCGAATGCGGAATGTTTTATCAGTCAGCCGGCGACCTTGTATGAAAATGGCTTTTCTTCCGGGGGGCAAAACGAAACCTGTGCTTCGTATAATATGCTTAAGCTGACCAGCGACCTGTTCTTATTTGATCAGCGTGCAGCGTTGATGGATTATTATGAGCGTACGTTATACAATCATATTCTTGCTTCTGTAGCCAAGGACAATCCGGCCAATACCTATCATGTGCCATTAAGGCCTGGGTCGGTTAAACAGTTCAGCAACCCGGATATGAGTGGCTTTACCTGTTGCAATGGTACTGCAATAGAGAGCAGTACCAAACTTCAGAATTCAATCTATTTCAGGAGTAAAGATGACCAGGCGTTGTATGTTAATTTATACATTCCCTCGACCCTTCAATGGACGGAGCGCAACATCGCTGTGACACAGGAAACCAATTTCCCGCAGGAAGATAACACACGATTGACGATAAACGGTAGTGGTAAATTTGATCTTTATGTTCGTGTGCCGGGATGGGCAACGAAAGGATTCTTTGTAAAGATCAACGGTGCAGAACAGAAGCTGCATGCAAAGCCGGGAACTTATCTAAAAATAAGCCGCAACTGGAAAGACGGTGATACTATAGAGTTGAAAATGCCATTTCAATTTCACCTTGACCCGGTAATGGATCAGCAGAACATTGCGAGTTTATTTTATGGCCCGATATTACTGGCGGCCCAGGAGCCGGAAGCAAGAACGGAGTGGCGTAAAATAACCCTGGATGCCGGAGATCTGAGTAAATCAATTAAGGGAAATCCTCAGCAGTTGCATTTCACTATTGGTGATGTAATGTTTAAACCATTTTACGAAACATATGGCCGTCATTCGGTGTATCTCGATGTTACATTAAAATAG